aaatcaaagagtacctatcaacaccaccagtcttagtcccgcccgagctagGTAGACTCTTTTTACCCTTTCTTTTgcagtgttggatggagctttcggctgcgttctagggcagcatgatgaaacagggaggaaggaacaagccatttattatctctataagaagttcaccccgtacgaggcccggtattctctattggaatgcacctattatgctttgacttgggtagctcagaagctgagacattacttctgcgcctatactacacatctcatatcgagaatggatcccttaaagtacatctttcagaagcccatgcccatcgcaagctagccaagtggcaaatcctgttgagtgagttcaacattgtttacgtaactcagaaagcagtcAAGTGATAGGCACTGGCAAACCACAATGCTGAAAACctcgtggatggaggatacgaacccctgaaaatgtattttcctgatgaagagatatCATTCATAGGATAAGACATTGTGGAATTCTATGACggttggaaaatgttcttcgatggagcaacaaacttcaaaggagttggcatagagcagtcctaatatcagaaaccggtcagcattttCCGGCGTTTGCCAAaatcaggttcccctgcaccaacaatatggccgagtatgaagcctgcatcttatgACTCAAAATTGCCATTGACATAAatgttcaagagctgctagtgattggagatttagacttacttatacatcatgtACCAGGAGAATGGACAACCAataactccaagatactcccgtatctgcatcatgtacaggaattgagaaggaggttcacgaagacggaattccagtatgttcctagaatccagaatgagttcaccaatgcattggctaccctatcatctatgatacagcatcccgacaagaatttcattgatcccattctagtgaaaatccataatcaaccaacttactgtgcccatgtcgaagaggaagcagacggaaagccttggtttcatgatatcaaggtatatttggcaaaaggagagtacccggagcttgctaatcctactcagaaatgcacacttcagagattgtccaacaacttgtTTCACCGGAGGAATCCTGTAttggaggactcccgatttaggattattaagatgtgtccaCGCGAAGGAAGCATCCatgctactagaggaaattcatgttgggacccgcggtccacatatgaacggttttgtattagaaaagaagatactccgggctggatacttttgggtgactatagaaacggactgcatctagtatgtttggaaatgccaccgctatcagatacatgcagacatgataatggtacctccaagcgagcttaacacaacaagGTCAACGTagccgttcgccgcctgggggatggatgttattggaccaatcgaacatGCTGCTTCCAACaaacacaggtttatcctagtagacATCggctatttcaccaaatgggtcgaagtagcatcttacaaagcagtgactaagaaagtcgtggcagactttggtcgcgaccgcattgtttgtcgattcggaattccaaagtcaatcattattgataatggctccaatctcaacagtgacttgatgaaagcaacgtgcgaaactttcaagatcaaacataagaattccacagcctacagaccttagatgaatggagctgtagaagcctccaacaagaatatcaagaacaTATTGAGGAAAATGACAGATAATcacagacagtggcatgagaagttattaTTTTCTCaactggggtatcgcaccacagtccgcacatcaactggggcaaccccctacaggCTGGTTTACattacagaggctgtcattcccgttgaggtaaaaattcctttcctaaggatcatacaagaagctgagctcgacggcGCAAAGAGGGTAAAAGGTttttatgagcaactagcccttatagacggaaagagaatgaatgcagtctgccatggtcaactctatcagaacagaatgtccagagccttcaacaaaagagtcaaaccaagataGTTCACACCGGGACAGCTAGTGTTGAagaaaaattttccgcatcaagatgacgccaaagggaagttctctcccaactagcagggtTCATCCATGGTTCACCaagttttgacaggaggagccctcatacttgcagaaatggacggagacgtgtggccaaagtcgatcaattcagatgcagtcaagcgttactatgtgtaatccttgtgctttccttatatgatgtaaattgaactattcCTGacatgattcccatttaagaagggatacgtaggtagccctatgggttcacccccaattcaataaaattttatttcccccgcaattggaaactggggcagaattttgaggaggactctcaaaattccgaagtaatttcagtcgATCGCCGCACGAGCAACAGTCATAAACGTCAAACCATCAAATTGGGGAAAaactttgaggaggacccttaaaattctgtAACAGGAGAGGTTGTAATGTCCTAAACTacatcacagtcgtcggttcatctaaaagctatttttaactatacatttatgtcatacttttacaaaatcatgcatgcttattattgaaactgctttgtttagcaacgctaccccaataatacagacAGTATCACCATATCAAAGCCGaacaagtcaagcaaagccagcggtgATACGAACTGACCTCCCCCTTACAAtaatcatgatttttctttggatgcaggcattaGGATTACGAAATCATTTGCAcgcccatgggacaaacattgttcaaaaatACGACTCCCAAAACCGTTACACTTGCCAACATTTTCTATCAGCACACACCAGGGATGTTTCGTACGTCACagtgaggttaagctctacctccatctgcatctgcattgcataaggctactattctgccttccaatctgcatgaGGCTACAATTCTACCTTATGAGGTTAAGAtgtacctccatctgcatctacattgtataaaggctactattctgccttccaatctgcataaggctatcattctgccttccaaggttaagctctacctccatctgcatctgcattgcataaggctactattctgccttccaatctgcataaggctaccattctgccttccaagactaaacgatgtctccacctgcatctgcattgcataaggctactattctacctttcaatctgcataaggctaccattctaccgtCCGAggataagctctacctccatctacatctgcattgcataaggctactattttgccttctaatctgcataaggttaccattcttccttccgaggctaagctctgcctccaattttcttcaaaactaagcgctatcccaagcactatttatctcgcttctcttacgggATAAGCGCTAcctttcaattcgcaagactgaCCTTTGTTTTGTCGCATCATACTACTAcatctttcatgggctgaaatattgccaactcatccaaaggcgtcatcgttcaaaggcaccatcttcatagcccgagaacaccatgtcatggcctgaggatctctttcaatattttgcatatcattattcaaaagcgtcatggttcggaggctccatcctcatagcccgagaacatcatttcatggcctacgaatcctgtATCAAACAATCCATGGCCCAGGATGCCattcctaaccatccaaagacaacattcatggtccaacatgaatttgcatcatgtttaaatttacgcataatatatgcttgtattgcttatttgcaggtaagccATCGAGCCATGGCTATCCCAGTAGTAGCAATCCTGCCCCAATTccctcagccatatcaaacctatcTATTCCCATAAACTGTCCACTCACTTAGCCCTAgatgttgcgtccgttcttgaaatcaCTTCATCGGTATACTTCGCTGATGGTTCCTAAACTACATACGACCCGATTACTCtaaaaccagggatatataggcaactTAGAAGCCAGAGTGCAGCCTAAATATTCCCAAActatttcgctcggtcaaaaattggccatcatttctttacccgaaaactctttcattcttcctgGGTAaataggggcagctgttgatacccaattttttcctatatattttaaatatgcaaaataccttcaaaataacatacatatgcatatataagcatatataagcatgtcctagatttttattatttttccataattttaaggttttaaattgatttattttctccccttttatccataaaatccccaataattatttccaaaattattgtattgataattcatctatcatatttatatatttatgccaaaatatggctaaggtaatttttatatatttttataattacatttagtatttttaaatctaaattgcacataattgcaatattaggccttttaggatttaattatgttctatatgcataaaattggaccctgtatttttaaattgttaattatgtattttaaatcattttggcaccttgatttattttccagaaattacctataagtttttataaattaaatggggggaaattggctatttaaataacacccaaatttggctttcaattatagctaaaattggacccctttccagcccaatttcacaCCCGAATCACCCGACCCATACCCTATTAACCCTTACCCGAACCCAGAACCCACCTACCCTTtttaatctcgaccgttgatctcccaaatcAACGGTCCAAACGtaccttttcctttttaatttcacccgacccctaacccaagTCTCATAATTCAGAAATAGACGCCCTCAAACTCCCTCATCTCCAAATTCTCTCTCAACTTaccctaaccctaatcgccgTCACCGGCGAGAACCTCCTTCCTATGGTGTTTTCGTGCCTTCTCCGACCATCTCTGGTCTCCTATACTCCATGGCTCTTCGACTTCAtgagtccttgagaagatctcaaggaAAGCCAACCTGCTCCGGTTTGAAACTCATTTACTGGCCTATCTCCGGCCATTTTCATTTGTAAGAAAAGATTTCCTCTTGTTTTTTTCATTtgaatccatgagtttttaaccaaTTCTCTCCATCTCTACTATTTTCTGAAAACTCTAGTTCGCTACTGTTCGATTCTTCTCATATCTTTATAGATTTGAGGTGGTTCGAGTATTATTAAGCGTTTTCCTTTAAAAAATCTcctgttttaactaactatttggattttagtcattcttttctaaaactagggtttctcggagttctttTACGCCTATTCTAAATAATTTcgttatgattaaaccttttcccttgtttGTTTTGACCGATTTTGTGCTCTTACTGCTTTTAACATGACTTTGTTAAAAGCCCTTTTTTTAGATTTTCTTAACTTTATTTCTATGAATATTAGCATGATTTTCCTTACTTTGCTTCTATGAGGGTTAGCATGCTTTCTTTACTtcgtttctgtgtgttagcctgcTTACATGAAGTCCTGTGATTACCCTGCTTAGAATATATTTTCCTGAATCCCTAGCCTACTTATGTCGCTTCTGTGTGACTACGCTCACtttgtttgttcatctcttgcttctttctgtgACTATGCTTCAAATATGTTTTCTTGCTAAGTCTGTGGAcctcctctatttatatgttgaaagtgCAGAGTCATGACTCCCTTTTGATCGATTTTggtttccttaattgatggtgattgaaaattttctttcaaaaccctaaaagctTTGCCCGTGTGTTAAGCTGACCGATTTCCTTACCATATCTACTATGATACTTATTTCTACTGAGTTATGTCCATAATCAAGGCTTTATAAAtttggtcctaattgactactctaTGCTCCTCAATCTCGACTCCTACCTTTCCACTTAATTTGATTAgttacttgccttaattaatttttcctTTCCTTGTCTGCATTGCTACTTAattcttactgattgtttccttatttttaaaatctttctgaacctagccttaaTTACCTGCTCTATACTGGTACTATTTTAAAATCTTTCCTCATTTGTTGTACTCCAGTCGTGTataatttctttccttacttgccaCCTGCTCTTTACCGTTTACACTgactcccttaattaaagggagattcgaaccaatttTTTATATTGAGTTCAataattactgaagaattgatttttgccttatttttaaccagttttcaaactactatataaatgatGCTCTTCTAAAGTCTTAAGACATGAACACAGTTCAGAATACACATATAcgttcaaactctctcttctttctttgctacttgtgctaactgttggcctagtcggctgaaagccaaggctagatagtggAGTTGCACATATTTTTACattctgcattcttcttcttTGACTTGTATGTCTATATTTTAAATTTGAGAATCAACTTTATGTGTTCCATGCTTATACATCCATGCTTGTTCCTGTACTAGTTATTCAATTTGTTTCTATGTTTGCTGTTATtgagcatgtctaaattctgtcTTATGTGTAATCATCATATCAGACTTTACATAGTTCTTTGATACTTGTCCAGCATGTTCAATTAGTTCCCTTACCCCTCCCTTAACTGGTATGACCATGTAGTTACTTAGTCTTCTAGTGCATTCTATTGGCCCTAATGGTATGTCAAATTTTGTTCAACAAAACTCTTGTCTTCAACATGATCCTGCTGCATTCTTCCCTGTGTTTTAAATGTTTGTTACCATGACTTATTTGTTCAGTAGACTCATAGTTGTTTTGTATATTTGTTGTGTCAAATGTTTCCCTATTTATGTGGTTTCAAAC
This sequence is a window from Nicotiana sylvestris chromosome 3, ASM39365v2, whole genome shotgun sequence. Protein-coding genes within it:
- the LOC138887656 gene encoding uncharacterized protein is translated as MNGAVEASNKNIKNILRKMTDNHRQWHEKLLFSQLGYRTTVRTSTGATPYRLVYITEAVIPVEVKIPFLRIIQEAELDGAKRVKGFYEQLALIDGKRMNAVCHGQLYQNRMSRAFNKRVKPR